From Solanum stenotomum isolate F172 chromosome 2, ASM1918654v1, whole genome shotgun sequence:
ACTATCTCAAGTAGTGGGAGTGATGTTGAGCAAATTGAAAGAACACTACATGAAAAGttgttaatatttcaatatcgAAAGAtcttgaagaaaatattaagactcAAGAACATGAACGCGTGATTATAGTAGTAGTACTTAGTCGTAGTGGGAGATTCATAACGAAGATTGATttattttgtatgcttgagaGAACTTTCATGATAGAACTTCAGAAGAACTCTTGAAAAGAAGTATACTCTTAGAGGGTTTCATGATAAGGAATCTCAAGATCTAGTATAAAATTGATTTGTTACGACGAagaactactaaacaaaattgCATGAGAAAATAGCTTGGTAAATTTGttttgataagaaataaatgaatgCATTGTAAATACATAGTTAAGAGTCTAAGTgagagattgttagggtatatactattaatcatgtgtttagaCATAGTATTCTAACAATTTTTAAGTGGGAGAatgttagggtatatactattaaccatgcatttagatatagtacattataacaattgtgatggttaaaagtctaagtgggagattcttGGGATATATACTTTTAACCATATGTTAAgatataatatatgttatagaaTAAATgtttattcagttttaatagatcatatattcgtttatggtgtctgtttacttatgtagtagatgatttagtgtgtaaagttttagcttatacacagagtattaaatcatcggttcttataagtataaaaatttttgttcacaatctatgATGGAAGTTGGAAatgccatcggtacgattgtagcacaagattatatgtaatttatcttgattatgggaacggtaaaattccaacttcttgtgctagtgcattttgtatgtattgaacgggaccgagtagagatagttgtttcAGACTGGCTGACAAAaatatattctctaaactattaaatgtacttaaatTCTTAATCccgatataactattatgatttgtatatattaattatcgttttgattaattaaaatgtgagattctgagatgggtcaatatgtctggtagattggatgataataatatatattggtgaaataacaAGTTAGctgatggaatccatgtctcgttatagagatGGATTGATATGGCTTtatgagaaacttataagttttcatcgtgtcaaacattgcaagtggatttatgaatccgacacatgaaataagttcaGTAGTGCTcgaaaggaaattaatcattaagttaaattcatcagtaaattaatttattgattagtttCTGTAATCTTAgcatggggaattacataagtgtttaatggggaatttcaaaatataaatagagaagtgcaattacgaatttctagtggaatgatttgtaatttattatggtaagaataattcaaattaattatttggaattatttccataattggaagcctcagtaattaattttgtggtccctacagtgcccatatttaactagaactcgaAATTCTTTTTCTAAGGAAAAAAAAGGAGTTAGGCATGTGTTTCttgttttttcaagaaaactgggttttcttctcctttttggattgggaaaaaatctctataaatagagattctcctaacctagaaaaagattgaaggtttctattcatacttgcccacccaagtattgagagagttcggatgtgaacttgggatcattGTAGAAGACTGCAAAGTTGTTGTCTATCGTgtggattcgcttgaaggtcTGTCTAACTCGTGGATTCGTTTGAAGGTATCTgttcacgcttcaagaggtaattcttgaattaaatttctGTAAATTTATGCGTTCTAGCATAAACGAtttggttatctattattcatgtaagtagTAAGTTTATGTTATGCTTCCgttgtgcatatagttttccaacaattAGTTCTAGTAAAATACCAGCtaaagatagatagatatattgTGAACATTTACATGGAGAGacttgaatgaaaatgaaagaaaattaataatatatagtacATGAAATGTTTGTTTGTTTCAACAATTCAATGTGAAATACCCTTAAGAGCAACATGTGAGGAAATGAGAGAGATAAGTGTGAAGATAGTTGCTAGCAGAGAAAGGCCTGCAGATATAAATATCTTGTTGAAGAAACTAGTGGGCTCTAGCTCTGTTGAGCGGCTCAATTCAAGTGTAAAACCAAATGTTGCAGCTGCTCCTGAAACCAATATATTTGCTATGATCTGTTTCAAAATCAACAGGACAAGTCCATTACAAACATATCAATTCATATAAtacaattattaatattttcacactataaatataatttaataggCTATTATAGTATTAAGAGAATATTGCATCATATAATATAGAGGTACTTcacttattaaaaatatttatgactaaaaaggctataaataaaataaaatagggaaaaaggacaaatatatccccGAACTTTTATAAATGGTATGcgtatacccttcgttatacttttaggACATCAGTATCTTTGTCGTCCAAATTTTgaagcatatataccctttaagTTAACGGTGGTACACGTATCTCGATCCTAACCACTGACTTGATATTTGTTAAATTTctgccaaaaaataaaaaaatctaatcGAATTAATCTAGAAACCTGCCCAAATACATAATACCCATGACCCAAAAATATTAACCCAAATCCCCAAATCAATTCACCTAAGGGCGAAGAACAAAAGTGGCAACCGTAGTTCCGCCACTACACGGCGGCTGAAGATGTATAATTGTAGGCCGAAGCATGATCAGAAGGGCAAAATATTGAAGCACGAGTATCAATCAAAGCAGCTTCCGTCAACGAGGATACAGCCATATCCCCGATGGTTCATCAATACTCGGGTGATTAGTCAGGAGAAATTGGAATCCTTTAGAGAAGAGATCCAGGATCAGCTTTCTAGCAACTACAATATCATAATGAATGGAAGTAATTTGTCCATGTCCCTTGTGAATGAGCacaagaagaaaggaaaagctCATCAACTTGGCAATAAGCCTTCTGCTGGAACAGAGAAGAAACACgcaaaacattttaaatcatttttccaAGATGATTCGAGGGAGAAGCCAAAGATAAGATTGGATAACTCAGATTTTAGTAAATTAGTAGATACTTAAGTTTATTCGAGAAATTTAGGGAAGTAAAAGCAGAGTCTTATATAAATATCAAGAAGACAAATATGGTACTTAGTTTTTTGGAATGTTGGTAGAACAGCGACTATTGACAATTGTTGTTGATTTTGGCTTTGAGGAATAACTCCTCTatgagttgattttttttttcatattctgagtttgtttaaaaaaaaatcacctaatttAAGATCCTACTCCAACCCCAAAActccttctctttctccttcacCTCTTCTCTCCAAACAAATCTAACCCTACTACTTAACCAAATCCTAATCCTAGTATCAGTCTTTGTGTTTGTTTGGATGGGTCTTCCTCTTCTATGAGAAAGTTGAGCAAAAATTGGAGGATTTAGTGTCGAGGATGATTTGGGGATGAAGATGGGGAAAGATGTTGCTAAACAAGTGTTTAAGTTGCTTAAATTGAAATTAAGTGAATTGATTTGGGGATTTGGGTTAATATTTTTGGGTTATGGGTATTATGTATTTGGGCGGATTTCTAGATTAATTCGggtggattttttttaattttgggcAGAAATTTAACAAATATCAAGTTAGTGGTTAGGATCGAGACAGGTGTACCACCGTTAActtaaagggtatatatgctccaAAATTTGGACGGCAAGGATACTGACGTCCTAAAAGTATAATGAAGGGTATACGCATATCATTTACAAAAATTCGGGGGTacatttatcctttttcccaataaaataaccaaaaatTTGGTatgatacaaattttaaaaaacaagtgTAAAACATTTTGAGGAGTTATGTAATCAAAAGAGATTATAAACACATTTGGAAGATAAAATGGTTGGTTTAATTACCATGTCACCAAATAGATCTAAAAGGCTAACTCCAATGCTTAATGAGAGTATTGTTTGAAAGAGATTATAGCCAATTCCCACGCCAATGCAAACTAGCATGTAACTGCAATTACAACCAATCGTAAGTGTACATATCTAACACAATCTTAAACTTGGCACGAGAGTACCAGAACACATGATTAAGTGTTTTTATTAGATAGTTTCTACTCAAATTTTAGAAAGTATATCTAGTAAAAACACCTTATATGCATTCAGGTGCTcaactgaaagaaaaaatatattctattatgttatatttCACGGATGGTATTCTTCCTATAAGTAAAACAAGAAGAATTATCACGAAGAGAATGAAACACTTGcacataaacataaacatgaCTTATTTCAATTGAACATCTGAACTGGTTGAACTAATGATGAAGTGTTTTTATTTATAGACATTTTCtattcaaattttagaaaatgtcTAGTAAAAACACCTTACGTTCAGatactcaattaaaaaaataataatattatatcatGTTATATTTCACAGATGATATTATTCTTCCTATAAGTAAAACATGAAGAATTATCACAAAGAGGATGAAATACTTACACATAAACATGAGTTATTTCAATTGAACACCTGAACTGGATGAACACATGATGAAGTGTTTTTACTAGACATTTTCtattcaaattttagaaaatatctaATAAGAACACATTACATACGTTCAGATGCTCAATTGAAAGaaacaatattatattatattatgttatatttaaCAGATGAAGAGAATGAAATACTTACACATaaacacgaaaatcagtaaatttAGTTTGAAGCTCATCATCAGAGTAGAAAAGTCGTTGAGTATCGGAATATTGAGAACTTGTAAGGAGGAGGATGAGTGATCCCACAAGGCAAATTAAGACAACAAGTCTCACCACCAATATCACTGATTTTCCCATCTTCTTGTTGttaaatttttcttattaatttacaactatttataacatcaaaattgtCAACTATTATCACCCCCTCACGTTCAATGATTCCTCATATATgctttatttattagttttaataagaactaattaaagaaaattaattggTATTACATCATTTTAGTTTTCTTTATTAGGCTACATACATATATGATTCTTTTCTAGGTATATAATATATTGCCAGATCATATAGTTGACTGCTTGACAAATATAATTATGCcagtataaagaaaaaagaatgttaaaaattatttaaaatttgacgATTAAGGTAGCCTAAGTATTGATGCTACAAGTGATATGAAAGAATGAATTTACAattggcataatatataaatattcttcaTTGAATAGCGGGGATCCATGATATTCggataaaatatacatattttagcTATTATTTAACTCatgttttaatacttttaataaCCTTTGAGTATTGCTTATATATTTTAAGCTATCTTCAAAAGGTTTTGTAACACTTTGAAAAGATCTAATATTTCATTTCTTATCGCAGGTACTTGCTTCAGTTTTTAGTCTTAATTAACTTCTTTGTTACACTATAGTTGAGTTTATACATTTTAGTGACAATTAAGCATGTACTTTAATACactttaaattttcttaattaacttatgcaaaataaaattcCTATATTGACAATTAAGCTGAAAGCTAATAATTGTAAATCTTGACAAATTCACAaagaaaattatactaaaaaaatataatattgttaTATAGTTTGACCAATtgacatattatatatattatttttttctaaacaaAATTCTTTAATCCTAAATGGTTATTGTGTTATTATATTAAGGAAACatcttcaatttataaaagTGCAAAACCTTTTATTCAGCAAAAAGACCAATCCTTTTTCaccaagattttttttttatggaaatataatataaacatgataaaaattcaaataaaatagaaaattaatagTCAAGATGAGCAAATTTCCATTAGAGAAATGTTTGTTACACCGTCCAAATGCCAAATTAGTTCATCAAAAAGTGTTTGCCATCTATATCCAGATAAGCTcttcgtatatatatatattctttccGTAATATATGggtcaaaaaataattagaatatGATCAATTTATGTGTTACGTATAACTGGatgaactaaaataaaatgaagttcATAGGTGATGTCTTGGTCGTGTTTGTCTATAACGTTGTACTTAAGTTGATCTAGTTTATTATATTGGTAAAGTATTATAAACAATCATTTGAAACATGTTAGGTCAATAACGTGAAGGTGTCTTTCTTGAATATTTCTTCCATTTtaaattgtttgttttatttttgtataatctgtttgaaAAGAATAtgtctttaatttctttcttttttttacgaTATTTTAATCCTAACTTTTCATATAATTGAAAGAAACATATGGGAACATATGGAATTAAGATGATTTTGAGACTAAGAAGCACATGGAATTCTACCTATCCATATAATAGAAAGAAACAtacgaatatatatatatatatggggtgggggtggggtggacTTTCGCATATCCACTCTTAAGACTTAATTCAGCATAATCTTGGGATCTTTCTTTCCTAAAGCATTTCCCTTGAAGCCAGgtctttcttttattctttaaagTCTGGAGCTGGACTTCTTTTTCCCGACTCGATTCACAATTTAATCACACTAAGCCAACCATtcaaaaatagcttaattacgctccatagttatagtttgctaattatgattcgtagctacatgttatagggaggagagtggcgagccaGATTGGGCgagggaggagagagacgagcgaAGAGTGGAAAGAGgcaaattgtatatgtatatctgtcaaaataattgtatatatataactgatATATGCATATGTAGTTGTATATCtagcgagcgagattgggagagggaggagtgAAGCGAGTGAGAGAGggtaataatttgtataatccgcgtctcgtttgtataattcacgggtacgtttgtataattcacgtgtttttgtataattgagtaatacaAAGTTTGGATTTATACAAATATGAGAAAACTCTAAATAacaaattgatacaaacataaacatatgtgtaacaccccgtatctgaAGCAAACCAAATTGCATATTTCAGAAGCTATGGGTGCCACTTACGGGcaccatctacggaccgtagggtgacccacggtccgtgctggtggtccgtggttcacacTTGTAGCCTCCCCCAGAACTCTACCCGAAAATTGGCTAAGGTTCAGGCCATGCCagaacctacggaccgtaggtcagaccacggtccgtggttcagACCCTCAAAAGCCCAGCTTGAGTCGATCGACGGTCTGTAGTCCCGTCCGTCaatcactccgacagcagttaagtcgggggtcttttggtctttttcttatttgtttgacccataaactatgtcgtttagaccctaaattatgaggttttattcagtttaagcctagaaacataactaggacttacctaagtcaaatcattaatcaaacttagaaaaattagagcgtaagaggataaacgaggtcaagaaccctagttcaagaacgcaacaagattccatcagttccaaccccgaaatcgaaagatttctccgtggaattcatcacaaggtatgtgagatttcactagtgggttcctttcgcccattaggtccctagatttcagtcagattcttgattccctattatcatctagacctagggtttctagaactttagTAGATTATCACGAATTAGTTATttacatgttccaaatcagtttatcatgttattacttcatttattgcatgaattttagaaccctggctatgtatttctttagttcttgaattacgcatgctaggtcagatatttcaatATTTCAGATATACTTGCATCGGTcttgaatgtgtcattatcagtatattaatatGCATTCTCAGTTCGCATAAGTTTTGAGCTATCTGGTATATTACAGACATTCAGTCATAAGGTCTTAatcatttaatctattgggagtagcataataccgagttggactagggtcagtcacccatatagttccagaactatgagccacgtaggttgtaagtcccctctgtgggcatcattttagtgatcacaccaacATTCCTCTATACTTTTGGTCGAGTGTACTAGGTCCTCTCGAttgggcgtatacatcagactccacatttagctcatgtggttttattattgattattagtAGTTCCCACAGTTCAGCTAGACTCTATTAGATTGATCACATTTCAGTATAATCAGTATTCAACATCAGCATGtctaaatttggtcattgcattctgttagctcagtattcagtatctttatcatgttcagattatactCTTGCTTCATTGCTTGTtcaattatatgtttatttGAGCTTTACTCTAttttgcatgctcagtacctttcaagtactaacacatactttgcgctacatcttctaatgatgtaggttcagattctcagcatccagatcacgcttagattggttcccgatctccagttcaacatcatcagtggtgagtcctcattcttcgaggacaatagtcatgttatctttcagatttcatttttttagtttcagctttgctagacttagccggggcatgtcccaacacttctagtcagttagaggctattttcagacatagttagattcaacttagtatttgagtttggtatttcttttgtattaaactctcataGTTGATATATACagtttagtatatgggtattccccatcatttcagactTACTTATAATTAGCTTCGGCAtcagttattattattcttagtatTCTCATGTCAtaccagcagggttagcttgaagtcacttgtgatcctaggtcccgtgtccgcgtctcgggggtagctcggagcgtgacaaacttggtatcagagtactAGGTTTAAGTGCCCTACGATCTCAGAAAAGTCGCACTAGgtagagtcattttcatgggtgtgtagtgcgcaccacatctaatgagagggaggttACAaagtattttaggaaaaatcatcatttttcttgttactcttatcgtgcgtaaggtatgatctaattccattttAACTCGGCGTTCTATGTTTCatatcatgcctcctcgtagagctaacgCCGGGAATGCGAATACCAGGAACGCAAACGCAACTCCTTCAGCCCCAGATCAAGAAGTTTCGAATGCAGAATTCTGAAActccattcagatgttggcacAGAGTGTAGTCAACCAGAACAATTCGCGGGCTCCAGTTTCGGCAAATGGTAATGTTCGGTCATCGGCAATCAGAGTGTGAGATTTTGTAAGGATGAATCCACCAGAATTCTTAGGGTCgcagattggtgaggatccccaaaacttcattaatgaggtcaagaagatctttgaagtgatgcaggtaactgggaatgattGGGTTGAGTTAggatcttaccaacttaaggatgtagctcatatctggtatactcagtggaaagagAACATGGGTACAGATGCagctcctatcacttgggattAATTTAGTGAGACCTTACTGGACAAGTTTTTCCCAAGAGAGCTAAGGGAGACAAAAActcaggaatttatgaacttaaggtaAGGTAGCATGACaatccaagagtatgggctcaagtttacccaactctccaggtatgatcctcacatggttgctgattctagggctcagatgaataagtttctatatggagtgtcagacttgataaagaaaaagtgtagaaatgctatgttgttggaaAATATGagcatctctaggctcatgactcatggtCAGcgggttgagggtgataagcttagggaacaagCTAAGGAGAACAAGAAGGAACAAGCTAAGGAGAACAAGAAGGCTAGGACTGGAAAGTATGAGTATTCTCAACAGAagtcgggtggtggaaatcgctcacaGGGTCAGCAGAAATTGtcagctccagcaccttcatcatcTAGTGTTCCGTCCTCCAAGTTCAGAcaagatcagaaaggtaggACATCAGAAGGGTATCATGTACCATAACCTACCCAACTTTccctaagtgtggtaagaaccatccgggcgagtgctttgcaggaaaggaaggatgctttgagtGTGGTCAGTTTGGTCACAAGTTGAGGGATTGTCCTTTTAAATAGGTTCAAGGAGGCAATGGCAGAGCTAAGTCCACAACTTCAGCAACACCAGCAAGtcgcccaactcagcagggtaactcatctagTACAGGTGGTGGACAGGGCCAGAATAGgctctatgctcttcaggctctccatgatcaggaagattctcctgatatAGTCATTGgcacgttacgagtctttgatctcgatgtttatgctttgttagatcttggggctactctttcctttataactccttatatagcagttaagtttaatgttagtccataaactctctcagaacctttctcagtctctactccagtcagcgacccaattatagctagacgggtatacataaatttacctgtcacagtctctcagaaagtcacctcagcagatcttgtagagttagaaatggtagacttcgatatcattctaggcatggattaggtacattattattattatgcctcagtcgattgtagaactaggattgttcgttttcagtttccagacaaaccaatcttagaatggaagggtagtagcttagcgcctatgggtcgattcatttcttaccttaaggccagaaagatgatctctaagggttatctctatcatctagttcgggttaaggattcaaacccCAAAACCCCAACTTTTGAGTCAGTTCAtgtggttaatgagtttctagaagatcttcccggagttcctcccgaaagggaaatcgaatttggaattgatcttcttccagatacccagcctatctttattcctccttacagaatggctccagttgagcttaaggaattgaaagagcagttaaaagaccttctagataaaggtttcatcagacctagtatttttCCATTAGGTGCACCGGtattgttcgtgaagaagaaagatagttctctcagaatgtgcattgattataggCAGTttaacaaggtcacaatcaagaataagtatcccatccccaggattaaTGACTTGTTtaaccaacttcagggtgctagtcatttctcaaagatagacctcagatcgggttatcatcagctcaaggtcaaagatagtgacattccaaagacagccttcagaactcggtatgttcattatgaatttgtagttatgtcatttggactaccCAAAGCTCTtgtagctttcatggatttgatgaacagagtgttcaagtaGTATTTTGACTTCTTCGTTATCACCTTTATTAATAATATCATCATTTACtgtaggaatgaggaagaacatgcgagtcatttgagagttgttctgcaaactctcaaagattgcCAATTATTCGCTaaatttaacaagtgtgagttttggttacaatcagttgctttccttagGCATATAGTATCcagcgaagggatccgagtggattcctagaaaatagaagcagtgaaacaatggcctgGACAtacctctcctacagatatcagaagtttcttcaGGTCTAgtaggttattacagaaggtttgtggaagaaTTCTCctccatagcctcaccattgactaggttgactcagaagacgGTCAAGTTTCAGTGATCAAataattgtgagaaaagctttgcaaaACTAAAAAtcaggttgactacagctcatattttgactctaccagagggttcagatggttatgttatctattgtgatgtgtccagagtcggcctagacTGTGTGTTAATGTAgcaaggtaaggttatagcctatgcttctagacaacttaaggtgcatgagaagaattatgcttctagacagcttaatttgcactcaagatttggagacactacttgtatggtg
This genomic window contains:
- the LOC125855802 gene encoding CASP-like protein 4D1; translation: MGKSVILVVRLVVLICLVGSLILLLTSSQYSDTQRLFYSDDELQTKFTDFRVYVYMLVCIGVGIGYNLFQTILSLSIGVSLLDLFGDMIIANILVSGAAATFGFTLELSRSTELEPTSFFNKIFISAGLSLLATIFTLISLISSHVALKGISH